The genomic window GGGCGTGAGGGAGGCCTCGCCGACATAGGTGCCGTAGCCGTGTCTGATGTCGACTATGTCGAGGGCCTGCAGGGCCTTGAGGGCCTCACGGACGGAGTTGCGGCTGACGCCGAGGTCCTCCATCAGCTCCGTCTCGGTGGGCAGCGGCGCACCCGCCTGGAGTTTGCGGTCGATGATCAGCTGCATCACCTCGCGCTGGATCTGGCCGCTCACCCGCCGCTCGGGCCGGCGCCGACTGCCGCTCTCCTGAGACATGCGCCGCATCGTACGCTCGCCGGACATCCGACGTCCCACCTCCGGACGGAAACCGCGTGAACCGATCAGGGGAACGCCAGGTTAACGCCCAGTGATCAACTCGGCGAACTCGCCCCTAACGGTCGCTCAACTGTCCTTATTTCATACCGCTGTTGATCCGCCATTGGTCGCACCTTTGGCACCTACGCCATTCGTGTGCGATCTCTTGACCACCCCTACCAGCGCTCCTAAGGTCACGCTGCTCCCTGTAGGACGTAGGACGTCGTATCTCCCCCACCGCTTCGCTCCCTCGCTGCCTCGCTGGAGGAACCGTGCGCGACGTGACCCATGACGCCCCGGCGACGGCTCGCCGGTCGTTCCTGAAGTACTCCGGCGCGCTGGGCGCGGCCGCCGCCGTCTCCTCGTCGCTGGCCGCCTGTTCGGCCGGGCCGGAGTCCACCAATGACACCGGTGACGGCGGGGGCGGGAAGAACGGCACCCTGACCGCCGTCATCGGCTACGGCAACGACGGCAGCTGGGACCCGACCCAGACCGCGTCCGCCTTCTGCATGGCCGCCAACAACCACATCTACGAAGGCCTCCTCGACACCGACCCCATCTCGCGGGAGCCGTACGCGGCGCTCGCGACGGCCGTACCCGGCGATCTCAGCGGTACGTCGTGGAAGTTCGAGCTGCGGGCCGGCGCCACCTTCCACGACGGCAAGCCGGTGACCGCCGACGACGTCGTCTTCGTGTACGAGCGGATCCTCGACCCCGACACCCAGACCCTCGCCAAGGGCTTCTTCGCGAGCTGGCTGAAGGAGGTCAGGAAGATCGACGCGCGGAACGTCGAGCTGGTGCTCAAGTTCCCCTTCCCCGACGGTATTTCCCGGCTGACGCTGGCGAAGATCATGCCGAAGCACGTCTTCTCCCGGCCCGGCGCCTGGGACGACGCCATCAAGGGCAAGGCGATCGGCTCGGGGCCGTACCGGCAGACCGCGCACCACCCGAAGTCGAACACGACGTTCGAGGCTTTCGCCGATTACAACGGCCCCCGCCCGGCCGCCTTCAAGAAGATGAACTGGCTGACCATCGTGGACGCCGCCCCGCGCGTCGCGAAGATCTCCGGCGCGAGCGCGGGCGCGCAGATCGCCGACAACATCCCGTACGCCAATATCGGGCAGCTGGAGAAGGGCGGCATGTCCGTCCAGGGCGGCTCCGGGATGAACAACCTCTTCCTCATGTTCAACACCAGGCGCAAACCCTTCGACGACGTACGCGTGCGGCAGGCGCTGCATTACGCGATCGACCGGGACAAGATGATCGAGGTGGCGCTGAAGGGGCACGGGAAACCCGCGAGTTCGTTCCTGAATGAGGGAAACCCGAGTTATCGGCCGGCGAAGAGCGTGTACGCGTACGACCCCGACAAGGCGAAGGCGCTGCTGGCCGAGGCCGGGGTGAAGGGGCTGAAGATCGAGATTCTGGCGGTGAACGTCAGCTGGATCGTCGACTGTCTGCCGACCGTCAAGGCCTCCTGGGACGCGATCGGCGTCGAGACGACCCTCTCGCCGCAGGAGACCACCGCCGTCTTCACGAAGATGGACCAGAAGCAGGACTACCAGGTCGTGGCCGCGGCCTCGAATCCGAACCAGTTCGGGCTCGACGCGGATCTGATCATGCACTACAACTACGGTCCGCAGAATCTGTGGATGCAGTACGCGCGGTGGGCCGACAACGCGGTGGCCAAGGGGCTCTTCAGGGACATGGACCAGGCCACGCGGGAGCCCGACGCCGACAAGAAGAAGACGATGGTGCAGGACTACATCGACATCGTCGCCGAACAGGCCGTGCTCTATCCGGTGGTCCACAACGAGCTGATGACGGCCTGGAATCCGAAGCGACTCAGCGGGATAAGGGCACAGCCCTATCCGGGGATCAATCTGCTCCAGGCCAAGTGGGTTTAGCGTGGTCGCTGTCCTGCGCATTCTGATTCGGCGGGTCGCTCTGCTCGTTCCGCTGATGCTCGGAATCGTGCTGTTCGTGTTCATCGTCATGCGGTTCTCGGATGTGGATCCGGCGTCGGCGTTCTTCCAAGGGGCCAATCCGACGCCGGAGCAGTTGCATGATTTCCGGGAGGAGAACGGGCTGCTGGACCCCCTGCCCGTGCGCTACGTCGGCTTCGTGGGCGATCTGCTGCACGGTGACATGGGGATCAGCGCGCTCACCCGGGCCCCCGTCATCGACCAGGTCACCACCGCGTTGCCGCTCACGCTCCAGCTCACCTTCCTGGGGCTGGGGATCGCGGTGGTACTGGCGCTGCTCGGCGGGGTCACGGCGGCGATCTACCGGGACCGGCTGCCGGACCAGATCATCCGGGTGGTGTCGTTGACCGGGGTCGCGGCGCCGGGTTTCTGGCTGGCGCTGCTGATGATCCAGTACCTGGCGGTGGATCTGGGGTGGTTCCCGACCGGCGGATACGTCAATCCGGCGGACTCCTTCACCGGGTGGCTGAAGACGATGACGTTGCCGGCGTTCGCGCTGTCGCTGCCGGTGGCGGCGCAGCTGACGCGGATCGTACGGACGTCGGTGGTGGAGGAGCTCGACAAGGACTACGTACGGACGGCGATCGGCAGCGGGCTGCCGCCGCGGGTCGTGGTGGGCCGGAACGTACTGCGGAACGCGCTGATCAACCCGCTCACCGTGCTGGGGCTGCGCGTCGGCTATCTGCTCGGCGGCGCGGTCGTCATCGAGACGATCTTCTCGCTGCCGGGCATGGGCAAGCTGATGATCGACGCCGTGAAGAACGGCGACCCGGCGGTCGTCCAGGGTGTCGTCCTGACCACGGCCGCGGGCTTCGTGGTCGTGAACCTCGTCATCGACGTTCTCTACCTGCTGGTGAACCCGCGTCTGAGGGACGCGAGTTGACTCGGGGACGCACGTTGCTCAGGGACGCACATGGAAGACGACCGAGGGATGCGAGCTGATGCCCTGATGTTCGGCCTGATCGTGACCACGCGCAAACGCCTGACGGCGGCCCTGTCCCGGCCCGGCGTCCGGCTGCGTTCCTGGCGCCGACTGCCGCTGCTGTCCCGGATCGCGGTCTGCTTCCTGGCGGTCGTGGTCCTCACGGCACTCCTCGCCCCGTGGCTCGCCCCGCACGACCCGCTCGACCAACAGGCCCTGGTCGGGGGCACCGGAGCGCCCTCCGCCGACCACTGGATGGGCCAGGACAGCCTCGGCCGGGACATCCTGAGCCGGCTGATGTACGGGGCCCGCTGGTCGCTGGCGATCGGGCTCGGCGCCACCGGGCTGGCGCTGGTCGTGGGGGCGGTCATCGGGGCCGTGGCCGCGACCTCGCGCAAGGCGGTCGACGAGACGCTGATGCGCTGCCTGGACGTCGTCATGGCGTTCCCGGGCATCGCGCTGGCCGCCGTCCTCGTGGCCGTCTTCGGCGGCGGGATCACCGTCCTGATCTGCGCGATCGCGTTCCTGTTCACCCCGCCGGTCGCCAGGGTCGTCCGGGCCAACGTCCTCGACCAGTACGGCGAGGACTATGTGACCGCCGAGCGGGTGATAGGAGCCCGCACCCCGCACATCGTGATCCGGCACGTGGCCGTCAACTGCGCCGCCCCGGTGCTGGTGTTCTGCACGGTCCAGGTCGCCGAGGCCATCGTCTTCGAGGCGTCGCTGTCCTTCATCGGCGCGGGTGTAAGGCCGCCGGACCCGTCCTGGGGCAGTGTCATCGCGGACGGCAAGAACATGGTGCTGACCGGGGGCTGGTGGGCGACCGTGTTCCCCGGCCTGCTGATGCTGGTCACGGTGCTGTCCCTGAACATCCTCTCCGAGGGCGTCTCCGACGCGTGGGCCGCGCCGGTCGCGCGGGAGGTGGAGCCACAGGAGCAGGAGGACCGGCTGGAGGCTCCCGAGCCGGGCGGCGGCGAGGTCACCGAGTTGCCCGGACTGACCGAGGCGGCCGTACGGCTGCGCTCCCGGGCCCGCCCCCTCCCCCAGGGCCGACCGGTCCTCTCCGTCGAGAACCTGGCCATCGGCTTCGACGGGCGTCACCGGGGCGTGGACATCGTCGACGGCATCAGCTTCGACGTCCGCCCCGGTGAAGTCCTCGGCCTGGTCGGCGAGTCGGGCTGCGGCAAGTCGCTGACCGCGCTGACGGTGATGGGCCTGGAACCGAAGGGCGCCCGCGTACGCGGCCAGGTCCGCTTCGACCAGCGGCAGCTGGTGGGCGAGCCGATGCGCGTACGCCGCCGTCTGCTCGGCCACGAGATGGCGATGGTCTACCAGGACGCCCTGTCCTCCCTGAACCCGGCGATGACGATCCACGCCCAGCTGAAGCAGGTCGTGCGCCGGGGCGGCAAGCGCTCCGCACCCGAGCTGCTGCGTCTGGTCGGCCTCGACCCCGAGCGCACCCTCCGCAGCTACCCGCACGAGCTCTCCGGCGGCCAGCGCCAGCGCGTTCTCATCGCGATGGCCCTGTCCCGCAACCCCAAGCTGATCGTGGCCGACGAGCCGACGACGGCGCTCGACGTGACCGTCCAGGCGCAGATCATCGAGCTCCTGCTGCGGCTGCGCGAGGAGCTGGGCTTCGCGCTGATCCTCGTCTCGCACGACCTTGCCCTGATCGCGGACGTGACCGACCGGGTGGTCGTGATGTACGGCGGACAGATCGTGGAGACGGGCGTGACGGCGGACCTGGTGGAGCAGCCCTCCCACCACTACACGCGCGGCCTGCTGGGCAGCGTCCTGTCCCTGGAGTCCGCGGCCGAGCGGATGACCCAGATCAAGGGCGTCGTCCCCTCCCCCGCCGACTTCCCGGCCGGCTGCCGCTTCGCCGACCGCTGCCCCCGGGCGAGCGACGTCTGCCGTACGACGGCCCCGGCCCTGCGGGGCACCCGCACCCACACGGCGGCCTGCCACCATCCGGCGGTGGACCTCATGGACAGCACGGAAGGCCAGGTGACCCGGTGAGCGCGCTCGTGGAGGTCTCCGGCGCCCATGTCGTCCACAAGGCGCGCAGCGGCGGGGTGTTCACCCGCGACCGGGTGTACGCCCTGACCGGCGCCGATCTGGTGATCGCCCCCGGGGAGACGGTCGGCGTGGTGGGCGAGTCGGGGTGCGGCAAGTCGACGCTGGCGAAGGTGCTGGTGGGCGTGGACCGGCCGACGGCCGGCGCGGTCTCCTTCCGGGGGCGGGACCTGTGGTCCATGTCGCCCGCCGAGCGCCGGGTGGCCGTCGGCGGCGGCACGGGCATGATCTTCCAGGACCCGTCCACGGCCCTGAACCGCCGCCTGACGATCCGCCAGATCCTCCGCGACCCCCTCGACGTGCACAGGCGCGGCACCCCGGCCGAACGGGAGGACCGCGTCCGGGAACTGATGTCCCTGGTCGGTCTGCCGACGGCGCTCGCGGACGGCCTGCCGGGCCAGCTGTCCGGCGGGCAGCGCCAACGAGTGGCGATCGCGAGGGCGTTGGCCCTCGATCCGGACCTGGTGGTGGCGGACGAGCCGACGAGCGCGCTGGACGTCTCGGTCCGCGCCCAGATCCTCAACCTCCTCCTGGACCTGAAGGAACGCCTGGGTCTGGCGCTGGTCTTCGTCTCTCACGACATCCAGACGGTACGGCGGATGAGCGACCGCGTGATCACCATGTATCTGGGCCGGATCGTGGAGGAGACCCCGGCGGACCTGGTCACCGACCGCGCCCGGCACCCGTACACCCGCGCCCTGTTCTCGGCGACGCCCGGCCTGCTGGACCCGATCGACCCGATCCCGCTGGTGGGCCCGGTCCCGTCGGCCACCCGGCCGCCGAGCGGCTGCCCGTTCCGTACCCGCTGCTGGAAGGCGGACGACGTCTGCGCGGAGATCATGCCGGACTTCGTGGCCGCGTCGGCCCCCGGACACCGCTTCCGGTGCCACCATCCGGTGGAGGAGACGGAGTCGACACGCGACCTGGTCGCCCAGGCCGTGGAGGATCGAACCGAGCCAGCCGTACGCGACACCCGAGACACCTAGCACCAAAGGAGCCACGATGACCGTCCCCGCCCCGCTGACCGGTGTCATCCCGCCCGTCTGCACGCCCCTGACACCAGACCGCGAGGTGGACGTCCCCTCACTCGTCCGTCTGGTCGACCATCTCGTGACGGGCGGTGTGGACGCGCTGTTCGTGCTCGGTACGACGTCGGAGGCGGCGTATCTGACGGACGCGCAGCGGCGGCAGGTCGTGGAGACGGTGGTCGGCCATGTCGGCGGCCAACTCCCCGTCCTCGCCGGGGCGATCGACATGTCGACGCCCCGCGTACTGGACCACGTCCGCGCCGTGACCGCCGCCGGTGCCGAGGCTGTCGTGGCCACCGCCCCCTTCTACAGCCGCACGCACCCGGCGGAGATCGCCCGCCACTACCGCCTGCTCGCCGACCGCTCCCCCGTCCCGGTCTTCGCCTACGACATCCCGGCCACCGTCCACACCAAGCTGCCCGCCGACGTGGTCCTGCGACTGGCGGCGGACAAGGTCATCGCCGGCCTGAAGGACTCCAGCGGCGACCTCGCCGGCTTCCGCACGGTCGTCACCGGCGCCCGCGCCGACTCCGCCCTCACCGGCTTCACCACCCTCACCGGCTCCGAACTGATCATCGACTCCGCCCTCGCCCTGGGCGCCGACGGCGCCGTCCCCGGCCTCGCCAACGTCGACCCGGCCGGCTACGTCCGCCTCGACCGCCTCTGCCGCGCCGGCGACTGGGACCGGGCACGGGCCGAACAGGAACGCCTGTGCGCCCTCTTCGACATGATCGCCGTCGGCGACCCGGCCCGCATGGGCACGGGCTCGTCCGCCCTCGGCGCCTTCAAGGCAGCCCTCCACCTGCGCGGAATCATCGACTGCGCGGCCACAGCCGAACCGCAGGTGCCGTTGTCGGAGGCGGAAGTCGAGCGGGTGGGCAAATACCTGGCGGCGGCGGGCCTGCTGTAGGGAGACTCCGCGAACCCGGCCTCGGGGTGCGCTGAGCCCCTCCCCGAGGCGCACCCAAACGCGATACGATACGTCTCGTCTTATCTCATCGCGGAAGGCGAGGACCGACAGCATGGAACGCTTCGTGGACGCGGCGCCCGGCATACGCCTGTGGGTGGAGGACCGCGGCGCCTCCGACACGCCCCCACTGCTGCTGATCATGGGCGCGCAGGCATCGGGCCTGGCGTGGCCGGACGCGCTCGTGGACAGGCTCGCCGACCGCCACCACGTCATCCGCTACGACCACCGCGACACCGGCCGCTCCACCTGGTCGTTCGAAGAGCACCCGTACTCCGTCACCGAACTGGCGAAGGACGCCGTCAGGGTGCTGGACGGCCTCGGCGTCGAACGCGCCCACATCGTCGGCATGTCCCTGGGCGGCATGCTCGCCCAACTCCTCGTCGCCGACCACCCCGACCGGCTGCTCAGCGCCACCCTGATCGGTACGAGCGCGCTCAGCACCGCCCCCTACGTCCACCCGGACGGGACCCGGACCCCGCCCGAAGAACTTCCCGGGATCGCCCCGGAGCTGCTGGAGATGTGGGCCCGCCCCGTGGAGGACCGAGGGCCGGAAGCCGAACTGGAGCGGAGAGTGGAGCACTGGCGTGTCCTGGGCGGCGACCAGCTGCCGTTCGACGCCGCATACACCCGCGCCCTCGAACGGCACATCATCGAGCACACCGGGCACCACACGGCCGGCACCGCACACGCCCGAGCCGACCCCTCCGGCATGGACCGCACCGAACAACTCGCCCACACCGACGTGCCCACCCTGGTCATCTCCGCACCCGCCGAACCCGTCACCCCGCCACCGCACGCCCACCACCTCGCCCAGGTGATCCGCGGCGCACACGTGGTCGACATCCCCGGCATGGGCCACGCCCTCCCGCCCGAGGTCCACGGACCCCTCGCCGACGCGATCCTGAACCACACGACAGGACTCCGACGACGCCTTCTCGGCCAGGCCGACTAGCCGGGCAGACCCGACAACGGCAGGCGGCGGAACTCGATCGACTCGTACGGGCCCGCCGCGCCCGTCTCGTAGAGGACGCCCACCCGTGACCCGCTCAGCGGGACGAGGTCGGAGTAGGCGGCCGGGCGCTGCGAGAGGGTCGTGGACCTGGTGAAGGTGGTGCCCGCGTCGCCGCTGCGCCAGACCGACATCGACTGGCGGGCGGTGGGGACGGAGGGGCCGGAGAAGAGGAGCGGGCCGCCGGAGGGGAGCTGGAGGACCGCGCCCTGGACCACGGGGACGTCGGAGAGGGTGGGCTGGACGGTGTACGGGCGGTCGAGCGACTCGCCGCCGTCGCCGGAGTAGGAGTCCAGACGGTTGCCGACGCTCGTACCGTGCTGGTCCCGCGCGCTGAAGTACAGCCGCCCGTCCGGCAGTTCGGCCGCGCTGTTCTCGTTGGCGTTGTCGAGACCGTCGTACGAGTCGTCGACGAAACCGATCCGCCAGGTGGTGCCCCCGTCGTCGGAGTGGATCGCGTGGGCGCCGTAGTACCGGGGCTCCTGTCCCGTGTCCGCCGAGTCCGCGGGCGGGGCGGCCGAGTGGTTCGAGGGGACGACCAGGCGGCCCGCGTGCGGCCCCCGGGTGAGGGCGACCGCGTGACCCGGGCCGGTCGCGTACCAGCGCCAGCCCGGGAGTTTCACGTCCGCCGTGATGTCCCTGGGGGCGCTGAAGCGGCGGCCGTCGTCCTTGCTCGTCTGCACGAAGACGCGGCGGCTCTGCTCGGCGGTGACCTCGCCGCGCATGATCTGCGCCTCGGTCACCGTGCCGCTGTTGTACGAGGTGACGAGCACGATCCGGCCGGTCCGCGGGTCGACCACCGGCGCCGGGTTGCCCCGCGTGTCCCCCTTCCCGGCGGCCACCACCTTCAGCGGCCCCCAGGTGCAGCCGCCGTCGGTCGACCGTCTGAGGACGACGTCGATATTGCCCGTGTCGCCGGCGCCGTTGCGCCTGCCCTCCGCGAAGGCCAGCACGGCGCCCTCGCGGGTGGTGATCGTGGCGGGGATCCGGTACGTGTCGTAGCCGCCCTGGCCGGAGACGTACGGCACGGAGGAGACACAGCCGCGGGTGGGCAGCGTCGTGGCGGCCGTGGCGGTGGTGGCCGTGGCGATCGCGGCGAGGAGCAGTCCCGTGGCGGCGACCAGAGCGGTGGCCGTGCGGCGGCTTCCGGCGGACAAGGCGGCTCCCCGGACGTGGGACGTTGGATGTCCGGTCAACCTAATGTGTCCACTGAGACCCTGCAACGGGGGTGCGTCAAATGAGCATTGACGTGATGTCAGACCACCGGGTGGCGGCGGAGGCGGAGGGCGGCGACCATGCGGAGCCAGTGGCCGGTGATCAGGCAGAGGAACGGGTAGCGCCATCTGACGCGGTCCTCGACCTGGCTGCTGTCGCTGCCGAAGATGCGACGGCCGTCGTCGATCACCGTCTCGAAGAGGACGACGGCGCGGTGCGGGTGGAGGGCCCAGAAGGTGGCGTAGGCATGGTTGAGCCGGGCCCACCAGGTGCGCGGATGGTCCGGGCCGTGGACGCGGGCGCGGTCGGCGACCAGGTCCGCGTACAGCGCTAGGGCGGTACGGACCCGGCCGGTGCGGCGAGCCGTGTGGGCGACGAGCCAGCGGGCGTCGAGTGTCCACATGTGGTCGGGGCCGTACAGGCGCTCGCAGTCCGCTCGGTGGGTGTCGGCCGCCTCCTTCGCCTGTCGCCAACGACCGGTGCGGAGCAGGGCGTGGCACCACCACTCACGCTGCCGCCGTGTCGCGGGATGGTCGGGGCCGAAGTGTGCCGTCAGGTCGTCCAGGAAGCGCCTCTGCCAGGCGGCGTCGCGCCACAGCAGCCCCACGGAGGCGTAGGCGCCGCTCAGGCGGCGGCGTGCGTGGACCGACTCCCAACTCCAGGGACCGGACCTGGCCTCACAGGCGTGAAGCACGCGTTCGCGGATCCGCAGGGCCTTGACACGTCTTTGCACCGCCCGGTATCCGTCGGCCACGTCGTCGTACTTGTCGATCGTGATCGGGTGGTCGACACCGAGAACGCGGGCGTAGTCGGCGTACAGCTCCCGGTCCAGACGCCGGGCCTCGCGCCGTTGTCCGGCCATCCTCAGCGCGATCACCTGTTCACCCAGTGTGGCGAGGGTCGGCAGTGCGTCGGCGCCGAGCATCCGCTCGCAGTCGGCCAACGCCTCACCGGTCAGCCTGAGCCGCTCCCGGTGGCGTCCGGCGTTCCCACAAGCCACCGCCAGCCAGCGGCGCGCCGCCAGGGTGGACGGGTGGTCGGCTCCCCATATACGGGTCACGTCGTCCACGACGCCCCGATGGAGTGCGAGCGCCTCGTCGTGCAGTCCGTGCCAGGTGAGCAGATCGGCCAGATCGCTCCGGGCCCAGACGACTTCGATGTGGTCGTCCCCGAAGAGCCGGGCGTACTCCGCCACGTTCTCCTCACGCAGCCCGCGGGCCTCGTCCACCTCACCGGACAATCGCAGGACGCGGGCGAGGCCGGCCCGCGCGGAGAAGGTCAGCCGATGCCCGGCGCCCAGGCTCCGCCTGGTGTTCCGCAGGGTCTGCCGCAGCAGGGCGAGGGCCTCGGAATAGTGCGCGGCCGAGGTCAGGGCGTCGGCGAGACCGAGGCAGACATCGAATGTGTGCGGATGAAGGCGTCCGTGGACCCGCTCATGGTCAGCGAGGACCTCGCGGGCGAAGTCGATCGCCTCCTGGATCCGGCCGTGGCGTGTGCAGAGGTGGATGTGGAAGCTGCGGACTCCGAACGTGCTGGGATGGTCCCTTCCCAACAGTCGCTCGTGGTCCGCGATCAACTGGACCTGCGCGGCGTAGGCATCACCGTGCCGCTTCGACTGGTCCAGCCCCCACACCAGGCTGCCGCGCGCACGCAGCACGACCGGGTGTTCCCGACCATGCAGGGCGGTCCGCTCGTCGACCACACGACGGAACAGGGCCAGGGCCTCCTCGTCGCGCTCCGCCCTGATCAGGCACGTGGCGAGGGTGTCACGGATCGTCACCGTCTCTTCGGACTCCGGACCGAATATCCGCTCCGCGTCCGCCAGCGCCCGCTCGGCAGCCGCACGCGCTTCGTCGTACAGAGCGGCGTCCAGACACTGGAGAGCCAGATTGTTGCGGGCCCAGACCGTCTCGGCGTGCTCGGGACCGTGCTCGTCCTCGCATGCGACCACGTAACGGCGCAGCAGCGCGACCCCTTCCTCGTCGCGGCCCACCGAGCCGTAGGTTTCGGCCAGGCTCTGCAGGGAGTACAGGCTCGCCGCGGACGGCGCCGGGCCCTGCGACCAGTCCGGGCGCATGCGGTCCACGATGCGCGCCGCCTCGCGCAGTCGGCCGGCGGCCGCGTACGTTCTCGCCAGATCGCTCAGGGCGCCCCGGGTTTCCACGTGATCCGCACCGTGCAGCCGTCGCATGTCCCGCTCCAGTGCCTCGTACATGGGCACGGACAGCTCGTAGCGACCGGCTGTCTCGTACGACCGGGCGAGGTCCCTGCGCGCGGTGAGCGTGCGCTCGTCCTCGGGGCTCAGACACCGCTCGGTGATCTCCAGGCGTCTGGCGCGTGCCCCGATGGCCTGCTCGGTGCGGCCTGCCCACGCGCACATGTCCCCTTCGAGTTCCAGGGCGCTGAGCGTGGCGGCCGCCTCCTCCCCCAGGGCGGCTTCGCAGTCCCGCCGGGTCCCGCCCGCCCGGACCACCGCCCGGCCCATCGCTCCCACATGCCCCAGATGGTCGTACGCCGCCCACCTCCGCAACCGCACCAGGCTCTCCTGGTCCGCCTCCTCGTACGACGGCAGGTCCTCTCGTACGACGCCCCACAGCGCGTCTATCTGGTCGACGAGCTGTCCTCCGAACTCCCGTCTCTCCCATGCCTCCCCGGGCGGTATCAGCACCGCCTCCAGATGCCGCACCGCGGCGCGGACGACGTCCCGTATTCGCTCCCCCGCCCTCTCCCGGATCACCCGCTGCACCAGCCGGTGCAGGTTCACGGCGTCCGCTCCCGAGTCCGTGGCGAGCGAGGCCTGGGTCACGACTCCCAGCGCGGCCTCCACGACGTCGGCGTCGTGGACCCCCGCCTGCCGGACTACCCCGTGCAGCAACCTGCGGGGCACTCCGGCGGGCGACAGCACCGACAGCACCTCCAGCAGAACCCGCACCGCGCCGTCCGGGCCCCGCTGCTCGACCTGCTCGGCGGCGATGAGCATCGCCTCGGCCACCCGGTGCGGATACCGCTCTCCGGGCACCTTCTCCAGCGCGGTCCTCAAGGGGTAGGCCCGCAGCCGTTCCAGGTAGCCGCGGTAGCCGGTCCCCCGCACCCGGATGACATGGGCCGCCTGGGCGAGAGCGAGGGGCAACCGGCCCAGTTCCGCGGCGACTTCGCGGGCCCCGTCGTCCG from Streptomyces sp. DSM 40750 includes these protein-coding regions:
- the fxsT gene encoding FxSxx-COOH system tetratricopeptide repeat protein yields the protein MRYGMRWALVVALSVLAFAAVFLLFYAVDVPLLPTSDEGRVAVGVAAATVAATVGGTWGASWVQRAAQAVTAPAGPTGGMRLELPNAMVTVNGTSADEPPHLLVRMGDLPREPVGFQPREDLLAELADATERHSLTVVHAVTGARGVGKTQLAAAYARRRIEEGWPVVAWITAENSGQLMSGLAELADQLGVREAGDDAAKAARAALTWIGRNPDPCLLVLDNATDPDEVAGWLPTAGRAQVVVTATSRDFTNLAGARVDVTVFTEEEALDFLRRRTGVASDDGAREVAAELGRLPLALAQAAHVIRVRGTGYRGYLERLRAYPLRTALEKVPGERYPHRVAEAMLIAAEQVEQRGPDGAVRVLLEVLSVLSPAGVPRRLLHGVVRQAGVHDADVVEAALGVVTQASLATDSGADAVNLHRLVQRVIRERAGERIRDVVRAAVRHLEAVLIPPGEAWERREFGGQLVDQIDALWGVVREDLPSYEEADQESLVRLRRWAAYDHLGHVGAMGRAVVRAGGTRRDCEAALGEEAAATLSALELEGDMCAWAGRTEQAIGARARRLEITERCLSPEDERTLTARRDLARSYETAGRYELSVPMYEALERDMRRLHGADHVETRGALSDLARTYAAAGRLREAARIVDRMRPDWSQGPAPSAASLYSLQSLAETYGSVGRDEEGVALLRRYVVACEDEHGPEHAETVWARNNLALQCLDAALYDEARAAAERALADAERIFGPESEETVTIRDTLATCLIRAERDEEALALFRRVVDERTALHGREHPVVLRARGSLVWGLDQSKRHGDAYAAQVQLIADHERLLGRDHPSTFGVRSFHIHLCTRHGRIQEAIDFAREVLADHERVHGRLHPHTFDVCLGLADALTSAAHYSEALALLRQTLRNTRRSLGAGHRLTFSARAGLARVLRLSGEVDEARGLREENVAEYARLFGDDHIEVVWARSDLADLLTWHGLHDEALALHRGVVDDVTRIWGADHPSTLAARRWLAVACGNAGRHRERLRLTGEALADCERMLGADALPTLATLGEQVIALRMAGQRREARRLDRELYADYARVLGVDHPITIDKYDDVADGYRAVQRRVKALRIRERVLHACEARSGPWSWESVHARRRLSGAYASVGLLWRDAAWQRRFLDDLTAHFGPDHPATRRQREWWCHALLRTGRWRQAKEAADTHRADCERLYGPDHMWTLDARWLVAHTARRTGRVRTALALYADLVADRARVHGPDHPRTWWARLNHAYATFWALHPHRAVVLFETVIDDGRRIFGSDSSQVEDRVRWRYPFLCLITGHWLRMVAALRLRRHPVV